Proteins from one Xenopus tropicalis strain Nigerian chromosome 1, UCB_Xtro_10.0, whole genome shotgun sequence genomic window:
- the LOC496767 gene encoding complement factor D produces the protein MTSKSCSQGCKIPLPFFYPSAEKLLFQHQTLVKFSNRHFFPNYESLFFALATQTEVKHLAMQLLVLLTVVLCSCPFSGASRIVGGREARAHSRPYIASLQIRGFHFCGGALINEKWVLTAAHCMEDTPVDSVRVVLGAHNLQRPDSLVQEFRVQESVQNPEYNPTTFQNDIHLLKLNDSAVITSGVRTIRLPVPNSDVAPRSNCSVAGWGDINDFGTSPRALMQTNADIISRQACNRSWGGAITNTMLCAATPGVLAKGFCSGDSGGPLVCRNRLEGAVSFSGRFCGNAMFPDVYTRVSSYLPWIETVIRQN, from the exons ATGACTAGTAAATCTTGCTCACAAGGCTGTAAGATCCCACTTCCCTTCTTTTACCCTTCTGCAGAAAAACTGTTGTTTCAACACCAAACTCTGGTGAAATTTTCCAACCGACATTTCTTTCCAAACTATGAAAGCTTATTTTTTGCTTTGGCAACTCAGACAGAGGTGAAGCATTTAGCCATGCAACTTCTTGTGCTGCTCACTGTAGTCCTCTGCAGCTGTCCCTTCTCAG GGGCATCTCGCATTGTTGGTGGCCGTGAGGCAAGAGCCCACTCCAGACCCTACATAGCTTCCCTGCAGATAAGAGGGTTTCATTTTTGTGGGGGTGCCCTCATCAATGAAAAATGGGTCCTTACTGCAGCACATTGCATGGAAGACAC GCCTGTTGACTCAGTGCGTGTCGTTCTTGGTGCTCACAATCTGCAACGTCCAGATAGTTTAGTCCAGGAGTTTCGTGTTCAAGAGTCTGTACAGAACCCTGAATATAACCCAACCACCTTTCAAAATGACATCCATCTGCTGAAG CTGAATGACTCTGCTGTTATCACTTCCGGTGTGAGAACCATTCGCCTTCCTGTGCCTAATTCAGATGTGGCACCCaggtcaaactgttcagtagctgGATGGGGAGACATCAATGACTTTGGCACTTCTCCTAGAGCCCTTATGCAGACAAATGCAGATATCATCAGTCGTCAGGCTTGCAATAGGTCCTGGGGTGGAGCCATCACCAATACTATGCTGTGCGCAGCTACCCCAGGAGTTCTGGCAAAAGGTTTCTGTTCG GGTGACTCTGGAGGACCCCTTGTGTGCAGAAACAGACTAGAAGGTGCTGTGTCTTTCTCAGGACGTTTCTGTGGGAATGCTATGTTTCCAGATGTATATACTCGTGTCTCATCCTACCTGCCTTGGATCGAAACAGTGATCAGACAAAACTGA